In Streptomyces sp. NBC_01231, the sequence AGCGGGGGCCGCACCTCTCCCACGTCGAGTCCGCGCATCCGTACGCCGGCCTTGACGAGGGCGACGGCATAGCCGCGGCCCTGGGCGCGCAGGTCGACGAAGGGCCGGTAGAAGCCGTCGAGGAGACGGTGGGCGGTGGCGTCGTCGCCGGTCTTGTGGGCCTCGTAGAAGGCGAGGGCGATCTCCGGGGCGAAGCAGAAGACGGCGGAGGAGTAGAGCGTGATACCGATGCCGCGGTAGGCGAGCTGGGTCTGTTCGGCGGTCGGCAGCCCGTTGAAGTAGAGGAAGTCGCCGGGCGCCTCGGTGCGGACGGCGCTGATGATCCGCTGCATCAGGTCGAGGTCGCCGAGGCCGTCCTTGAAGCCGATGATCCCGTCGGTGCGGGCCAGCTCCACGACGGACTCCGGGGTGAACACGGCGTTGTCGCGCTGGTAGACGATCACCGGCAGTGAGGTCGCCGCGGCGACCTCCCGGTAGTGCCGCAGCAGCCCCTCCTGCCCGGCGACGACGAGGTAGGGCGGCATGGCGAGCAGCCCGTCCGCGCCGGCCTCCTCGGCGAGCAGCGTGTACCGCACGGCGAGCGCGGTGCCGTATCCGGCGCCCGCGACGACCGGCACCCGGCCCGCCGCCTCCGCCACCGCCGCACGCACACACGCCTCGAACTCCTCGGGCGTGAGCGCGTGGAACTCCCCGGTGCCGCAGCACGCGAAGACGGCGGCGGCGCCGGCCTCGATCCCGCGGCGCACATGCGCGCGGTAGGCGTCCAGGTCCACCGAGCCGTCGGGGCCGTAGGCGGTGACGGGGAAGAACAGCGGCCCGCCGGGAATGCCGAGTCGAGTGGCGAGGGGGGCTGACGTCACGGGCTCTCCCTAGAACAAGCGCTCACGTTTATGATTTGCATCCATATCTATGAACGAGGCCAGCCTAGGGATCCCCTTCAGGGCCGGTCAAGCGCCCAAACCCGCATCACAGAGCGGATCCGCCGGGTTCGCGCCACACTTGACGGAGGACACCCACGATCCATAACGTGTCCACGCATGTGAATGGGATCCATGCATGCGGCCGTCGACTCAAGGAGACCCGAGGATGCCAGCTCCCCGCACCGTTCTGCTCACCGGCGCCGCCGGCGGGCTCGGCACCCTGATGCGGAATCTGCTCCCGGCCTTCGACTACGAACTGCGGCTGCTCGACCTGCGCCCGATCGAGGGCGACCCGGACGCCGTCACCGCGGACCTCGCCGACAAGGACGCCGTGCGGGAGGCCGTGCGGGGTGTCGACGCGATCATCCACCTCGCGGGCATCTCCCTGGAAGCCCCCTTCGAGAAGATCCTCTCGGCGAACATCGCGGGCACGTACAACCTGTACGAGGCCGCCCGCGAGGAGGGCGTGAAGCGCATCGTCTTCGCCTCCTCCAACCACGCGGTCGGCTTCACCCCGCGCCCCCAGGGCGACGACCCCCTCATCCCGATCGACACCCCGCGCCGCCCGGACACCTTCTACGGCCTGTCCAAGTCGTTCGGCGAGGACCTCGCCCAGTTCTACTGGGACAAGCACGGCATCGAGACCGTCTCCGTCCGCATCGGCTCCTGCTTCCCCGAGCCGACCAGCGTGCGCATGCTGTCGGTGTGGATGAGCCCGGCCGACGGCGCCCGCCTCTTCCACGCGGCCCTGACCGCCGAGAACGTCGGGCACACCGTCGTCTACGGCTCCTCCGCCAACACCCGCCTGTGGTGGGACCTGAGCACCGCGCGGGCCCTCGGCTACGAGCCGAAGGACGACTCCGAGCCGTACGCCGAGAAGCTGATCGCCGAGCAGGGCGACTTGGACCCTGACAACGTGGGCCACGCCTACCTGGGCGGCCACTTCGTCAGCGACCCGCCGATCTGGCCGTACTGACCCGGCGATCGCACAGACCGCCCGCACAGACCGACCCGCCGCACCGACGCGGCGCAAAACCATCGTTCGCGGCGGCGGGCGGGCACCGAACGGGCCCGCCCGCCGCCGCATTCGGGCATCCGCGCTGCCCGATCGCGCGCCTCCGCTCCCTGCCCCGCAGGTCCGAGACGGTCACGCCGTCCCGTGAACGGGCACACACGGGCAACATCGAGCCCGCAACAGGCCTGGTCAGTGCCGCGCACCCGCTGTAGAACTTTCCCCCATGGGCCCCACCGGGCCCGAACGGGCAGGCAGGCACTGAAGCGGGTGACGGGTATGGACACGAGGACGGCGGAAGAACGCCAGCGGGAGATCGTGCGGGTGGCCCGCGCCACCGGTTCGGTCGACGTCTCCGCGCTCGCCGACGACCTGGGCGTGGCCAAGGAGACCGTACGGCGGGATCTGCGCGCCCTGGAGGACCACGGTCTGGTCCGCCGCACCCACGGCGGGGCCTATCCGGTGGAGAGCGCCGGCTTCGAGACGACGCTCGCCTTCCGCGCCACCAGCCACGTACCCGAGAAGCGCCGGATCGCGACCGCCGCGGCCGAGCTGCTCGGGGACGCCGAGACGGTCTTCGTCGACGAGGGCTTCACCCCGCAGCTCATCGCCGAGGCACTGCCCAGGGACCGGCCGCTGACCGTGGTCACCGCGTCCCTGCCGGTCGCGGGCGCGCTCGCCGAGACCGAGAACACCTCCGTCCTGCTGCTGGGCGGCCGGGTCCGCTCCGGCACCCTCGCCACGGTCGACCACTGGACGACGAAGATGCTGGCCGGCTTCGTCGTCGACCTCGCCTACATCGGCGCCAACGGCATCTCCCGCGAACACGGACTGACCACGCCCGACCCGGCGGTCAGCGAGGTCAAGACACAGGCCGTCCGGGCCGCGCGCCGCACCGTGTTCGCGGGCGTCCACACCAAGTTCGGAGCGGTCAGCTTCTGCCGGTTCGCCGACATCGGCAGCCTGGAGACGATCGTGACGAGCACCCTCCTCCCCACGGCCGAGGCCCACCGCTACTCACTGCTGGGACCCCAGGTCATCCGCGTCTGATCAACCGACTCACCCCTTCGCTGGGCACCCTGACGCCTCGCGACGCCCTTTATCTCCCCATATGCCTTTCTCCCCATACGTCCAGGAGCGATCCATGCGAACCCAGAGCCGACGACGGCCCCCGCGAGCCACGCTCGCCATGGCCGCCGCAGGGACGCTGCTCGCCCCGCTGCTCTCCGGCTGCTGGGTCGGAGCGGGCGGGTCCGGGTCGGGCGGCAACTCCATCAACGTCCTGATGGTCAACAACCCCCAGATGACCGAGCTGCAGAAGCTCACCGCCGCCCACTTCACCAAAGAGACCGGCATCAAGGTCAACTTCACCGTCCTGCCCGAGAACGACGTCCGCGACAAGATCAGCCAGGACTTCGCCAACCAGGCCGGCCAGTACGACGTCGCCACCCTCTCCAACTACGAGATACCGATCTACGCCCGCAACGGCTGGCTGCACGAGATGAACTCCTACGTCGCCAAGGACCCGGCGTACGACGAACAGGACGTCCTCAAGCCGATGCGCCAGTCACTGACCGGCGACGACCACAAGCTCTACGGCCAGCCCTTCTACGGCGAGTCGTCCTTCCTGATGTACCGCAAGGACGTCCTGGCCCAGAAGGGCCTGACGATGCCCGCGCACCCGACCTGGACCCAGGTGGCCGACCTGGCCGCCAAGGTCGACGGGGCCCGGCCCGGCATGAAGGGCATCTGCCTGCGCGGCCTGCCGGGCTGGGGCGAGGTCATGGCACCCCTGACCACGGTCGTGAACACCTTCGGCGGCACCTGGTTCGACAAGGACTGGAAGGCACGGCTCGACTCCCCCGAGTTCGAGAAGGCCGTGAAGTTCTATGTCGACCTGGTCCGAGAGCACGGCGAGTCCGGCGCCGCCCAGTCCGGCTTCGCCGAGTGCCTCAACAACCTGACCCAGGGCAAGGTCGCCATGTGGTACGACGCCACCTCCGCGGCCGGATCCCTGGAGGCGGCGAACTCCCCGGTCAAGGGCAAGCTCGGCTACGCACCCGCCCCCGTCGAGAAGACCGAGTCCGCCGGCTGGCTCTACACCTGGGCCTGGGGCATCCAGGACGCCTCCCGCAACCCCGACAAGGCCTGGAAGTTCATCTCCTGGGCGTCGAGCAAGCAGTACGAGCAACTGGTCGGCGACCAGATCGGCTGGGCCAACGTCCCCGCCGGCAAGCGCGCGTCGACGTACACGAATCCGGCCTACGCCAAGGAGGCCGCCGCCTTCCAGGAGATGACCAAGAAGGCCATCGAGGGCGCCAAGCCCAACGACCCCGGCGTGCAGCCGCGCCCCGCGCCCGGCATCCAGTTCGTCGGCATCCCCGAGTTCACCGATCTCGGCACCAAGGTCTCCCAGCAGATCAGCGCGGCCATCGCCGGACGCCAGTCCGTCGCATCGGCCCTGAAGAAGTCCCAGCAGCTCGCCGAGCGGATCTCCGAGGAGTACGAGGGACGATGACCGCGACCGCAACGGCTCCGACAGCCACCACTCCCGTACCCACCGTGCGGCAGCCCTCCGCCCGCCTGCGTGCCTGGGCCACCCGCGCCCCGCTGCTCCCCGCCCTGATCTTCATGATCGTGGTCACCCAACTCCCGTTCGTGGCCACGCTGGTGATCTCCTTCTTCGACTGGAACGCCCTCTATCCCAAGGCCCGCCATTTCACCGGCCTCGACAACTACCAGCAGGTGCTGACCGACGCCGACCTGCGCCAGTCCGTGTGGACGACGGTCCTGCTGACGGTCGCGGTGGTCCTCGCCAGCCTGATCCTGGGACTGGCCCTGGCGCTGCTGCTTGACCGGAAGTTCCGCGGCCGGGGCGTGGTCCGCACGCTCCTCATCGCCCCCTTCCTGGTGGTCCCGGTGGCGGCGGCCCTGCTCTGGAAGCATGTGCTGTACAACCCTGAATACGGCCTGCTCAATGGGTTGTTGCACTATGTGGGCGGTCCACAGCCGGACTGGATCTCCAACACCCCGCTGCTCGCGGTCGAGGCCTCCCTCGTCTGGCAGTGGACCCCGTTCATGATGCTGATCCTGCTGGCCGGCCTGCAGAGCCGCGACCAGCAGCAGATGGAGGCGGCGAGGGTCGACGGCGCGAGCAACTGGCAGATCTTCCGCTATCTGACGCTCCCGCACCTGCGCCGCTACCTCGAACTCGGGGCGCTCCTGGGCTCGATCTACATCGTCCAGAACTTCGACGCGGTCTTCACGATCACGTCCGGCGGCCTGGGCACCGCCAACCTCCCCTACACCGTCTACCAGAGCTTCTACCAGGCCCACGAGAACGGCCTCGCCTCGGCCGCCGGCGTCCTGGTGGTCATCGGCTCGATCATCATCGCGACCTTCGCCCTGCGCGTGGTGTCGTCCCTGTTCCGCGAGGAGGTGGGTCGGGCATGAGCGGCATCGCCGTACGACCGAGCAGTGGCCGTCGTAAGGGAGCGGGCCTCGGCCTGGTGGCCTGGCTGCTGGGGATCGTCTTCTTCCTCCCCATCGCCTGGATGGCCCTGACGTCCTTCCACTCGGAGCAGGACGCGGCAACCAATCCGCCCTCCTTCGGAGCCGCCCTCACCCTGGACGGCTACCGCGAGTTCTTCGGCACGGGCGGCGGCGCGAGCCCCTGGCCGGCGCTGGTCAACTCGACGGTGGCCTCGCTGGCGTCGACGCTGTTCGTCCTCCTCCTGGCCTTCCCGGCGGCGTACGCGCTGTCGATCCGGCCGGTGAAGAAGTGGACGGACGTCCTGTTCTTCTTCCTGTCCACGAAGATGCTCCCGGCCGTGGCGGGCCTGCTGCCGATCTACCTGTTCGCGAAGAACACCGGCATGCTCGACAACATCTGGCTGCTGGTCATCCTCTACACCTCGATGAACCTGCCGATCGCGGTGTGGATGATGCAGTCCTTCCTCGCCGAGGTCCCGGTCGCGGTGATCGAGGCGGCGAAGGTCGACGGGGCGCCCCTGCCGACGATCCTGGCCCGTGTGGTGGCCCCCATCGCCCTCCCGGGAATCGCCGCGACAGCGCTCATCTGCTTCATCTTCAGCTGGAACGAACTGCTCTTCGCCCGCGTGCTGACGGGTGTGGTGGCCGAGACCGCCCCCGTCTTCCTGACCGGCTTCATCACCAGCCAGGGCCTGTTCCTGGCGAAGGTGTGCGCCGCGTCGCTCGTGATCTCCCTGCCGGTGCTCGCCGCGGGGTTCGCCGCCCAGGACAAGCTGGTCCAGGGCCTGTCGTTGGGAGCCGTGAAATGAAGGCCGCCGTCATCGAGTCCGTGGGCCGTGCCGTCGTCACCGAGGTCCCGGACCCGACGCCGGGACCCCGCGAGGTCGTCGTGGAGGTCGCCGCCTGCGGCCTGTGCGGCACCGACCTGCACATCCTCCAGGGCGAGTTCGCACCGAAGCTGCCGATCGTGCCCGGGCACGAGTTCGCGGGCGAGGTGGTCGGGGTGGGTACCCAGGTCACGGAGGTCGCGGTCGGCGACCGGGTCGCGGTCGATCCCTCGCTGTACTGCTACGAGTGCCGGTACTGCCGTACGGGCCACAACAACCTCTGCGAGAGGTGGGCCGCGATCGGCGTCACCACGGCCGGGGGCGCGGCGCAGTTCGCGGTGGCCCCGGTGGCCAACTGCGTGAAGCTGCCCGAGCACGTGCGCACGCAGGACGCGGCACTGGTCGAACCGCTCTCCTGCGCCGTCCGCGGCTACGACGTGCTCCAGTCCCGCCTCGGCGCCCACGTCCTGATCTACGGCTCCGGGACGATGGGCCTGATGATGCTGGAGCTCGCCAAGCGGACGGGGGCGGCGAGCGTGGACATGGTGGACATCAACGAGCAGCGCCTGGCCACGGCCCAGCGGCTCGGGGTGTCGTCCTCGGCGACCGGCGCCGACGAACTCGACCGGCCGCAGGGCTGGGACCTCGTGGTCGACGCGACCGGCAACGCGGCGGCGATCCAGGACGGCCTGGGCCGGGTGGCCAAGGCGGGCACCTTCCTCCAGTTCGGCGTCGCCGACTACGCGACGCGGGTGACGATCGACCCGTACCGCATCTACAACCAGGAGATCACCATCACCGGCTCGATGGCGGTCCTGCACAGCTTCGAGCGGGCGGCGGAACTGTTCGCGAACGGTGTCCTGGACCCGGAGGTCTTCATCAGCGACCGCATCCCGCTGGACCGCTACCCGGAGGCACTGGACCAGTTCAAGGCGGGGGTGGGGCGGAAGATCGTGGTGGTGCCGTAAGCGGATTCTGACGGGGCGGGTCGGGGCGGCGGGGGCGCGGCGGGGGCGAAATCCACTGGAGGCCGCCACCGCCGAACCCCTACCCTCCCGGACATGGCCGGCCCCCACGGATTCAGCTACGAGGCACACGCGAACGGCACCGTCCACATCTCCCACCACCATCACCTCGCGACCACCCTCAAGGGTGCCCGCGCCGCACGGTTCCTCGCCGAGGTCGAGTCCGCGTCCGACCCCCAGCTCGTCATGGCCCGGTGGACCGGCAACTACAAACGGGGCAACGAACGCGCCGCCCGCGCCCACCCCCACAACAACCGCTGAGCGACACCGACCCGATTGGCCCTCGGTAAGGGAACGGTAAAACGCCTTCACTCGTTCAACGGGGCATGACAGCTATGACCCCCGGCTCGAACATCCCCCTCTCCGCCGCCCGCGTGACGGTGGACGTCGCCGCCCCGGTGCGGCTCGACGTATCGGGCCTGCTGCTCACCGCCGACGGCAAGGTGCGCTCCGACGACGACTTCATCTTCTACAACCAGCCCACCGGCCCCGGCGTGACCTACCGCTCGGGCGGCGGCACGGCCCCGGACGCGATCACCGTCGACACCTCCGCCGTCCCCCCGGGCATCGAGAAGATCGTCGTCACCGCCAGCCCGGACGCGGCCGGCCAGACCTTCCAGGGCATCGAGCCGACGGCCACCATCCGCAACGGGGACGACAACAGCGTCCTGGCCACGTTCACGCCCCCGCAGCTGGGCACCGAGACGGCCCTGGTGATCGTGGAGGTCTATCTCCGCAACGGCGCCTGGAAGGCCCGCGCGGTCGGCCAGGGGTACGCCAACGGCCTCGCGGGCATCGCCACCGACTTCGGCGTCTCCGTGGAGGAGCCCGCCGCCCCGGCCGCCGCTCCCGCCCAGCCGGTGGCTCCCCCGCCGGCCATGCAGCCCCCGGTGGCGCCGCCGGCCCCGCCGCTCGACCCGCGGGTCAGCGCGCCGCCGGCCCCCGCCGCGCCCCCGGCCCCGCCCGCCCCCGTCCCCGGCGCCGGGAAGATCAACCTCGACAAGGGCCGGGTCAGCCTCCAGAAGAACCAGACCGTCTCCCTGGTCAAGGGCGGCCGCCCGCTGCTGTCCCAGGTCAAGATGGGCCTCGGCTGGGAACCGGCGTACCGCGGCAAGGACATCGACCTGGACGCCTCGGTCATCGCGTACGGCCCGCAGCGCAACCACATCGACAGTTGCTACTTCGGCAAGCTGTCCATCGTGAACGGCGCGATCAAGCACTCCGGCGACAACCTCACGGGTGAGGGCGGCGGCGACGACGAGGTGATCGTGGTCGACCTCGGCCGTCTCCCGCAGGAGGTCACCGGCCTGGTCTTCACGGTCAACTCGTTCACCGGCCAGAAGTTCACCGAGGTCGCCAAGGCCTACTGCCGCCTCCTGGACGCCGCGACCGGCGAGGAACTCGTCCGCTTCGACCTCACCAACGCCGAAGCACAGACCGGCGTGATGATGGCGAAGCTGGTCCGCCAGTTCTCCGGCGAGTGGGACATGACGGCGATGGGCGACTTCGTGAAGTCCCGCACGGTACGGGGCATGGTGAAGCCGGCGGCCCAGTCCCTGTAACCACCGCTACGACCACCGGGGCGCCCCCGTCGCAGGGGGCGCCCGGCGTTCAGCTCTCCGCGTCCGCCGTTCCCGGTCTCAAACCCTCCGTCAGCAACGACACATACCGCCGGATGGTCTTCCCCTGCCCGTCGGCCAACTCCGACGCCGTGGCGACTCCGTGCGCGAGCCGCAGCACGTCGACCGGATCGACGTCCGCTCGCAGGGTCCCCTCCCGCTGTGCCGCCTCCACCAGCCGCGTCGCCGCCGCCTTCATCGTGCCGGCGCACACGGTGGCCGCGGCCGAACTGCCGTCCGTGACGGTCGACCCCAGCAGCGCCCTCAGCCCACGGACCTGGATCATCCCCACGCCGAGTTCGTTCAGCCACTCCACCAGGGCGTCGCCAGGCGGCAGCCGCGCCGCGATCTCGTCCGCGCGCGCCGCGATCGCCTCGATCCGGTCGACGTACGCCTCCTCCAGAAGCGCCTGACGCGTGGGGAAGTGCCGGTACAGCGTGCCGGTCCCGACCCCGGCCCGCTTGGCGATGTCGTCGAGGGACGCGCCTTCCCCGTGCTCGGCGAAGGCCTCCGCCGCCACCTCAAGCAACCGCTCGTAGTTGCGCCGGGCGTCCGCACGCATGGGCCTGACCTGCGCCATCCACAAACTCCTCGCGCCGGGGACCCTGTGCGCACCTTACGAGCAAGGGCCCCGCACGCACAGCGCCGGTCCGGCCCTCACATCTTCGTCGCCCCCGCTGCCAGGTCCCGCAGGAAGTGCCGTGCCCCGACCAGGAACACGAGGATCAGCGGGACGACGCTCATCAGTGCCCCGGCCATCACCAGCGAGTAGTCGGTGTTGTACAGGACGTTGAGGTTCGCCAGAGCGACCTGGAGGGTGACCTTGTCGGGGTCGATCATGACGACCAGCGGCCAGATGTAGTCGTTCCAGATGCTGATGAACGTGAAGATGCCGAGGAAGGCGAGGGCCGGCCGGAACAGCGGCAACGCGATCTGCCAGTACAGCCGGAAGAAACCGGCGCCGTCGATCCGTCCCGCGTCCAGCAGCTCGTCGGGCAGCGAGTTCTGGGCGTACTGGCGCATCCAGAAGATGCCGAAGGCGTTGGCCGCTCCGGGGATGATCAGCGCCTTCAGTGAACCGGCCCAGCCGAACGCGGCCATGGTGACGAACTGCGGCACCAGGGAGAGCTGCGCGGGAATCATGTACGTGATCAACAGCGCGCCGAAGAGGAGCTTCTTGGCCGGGAACTCGTACTTGGCGAAGGCGAACGCGGCCAACGAGTCGAAGAACAGCACCAGCGCGGTCCCGAGCACCGCGGCGACGACGGTGTTGAGCAGCGAGCCGAAGAAGTCGACGGTGTCGAGCACCCGCCGCATGTTGTCCAGGAGATGCGGTCCCGGTATCAGCTTGGGCGGGTAGCGGTAGATGTCCGCGGTGGTGCCGGAGGCCATCACCACCAGCCAGTAGAAGGGGAACAGCGAGATCAACGCACCGAGCACCAGCACCCCCCGGACACCGGCCCGGGTGAGCCTGCTGCCGGAGCCGATGGCGAGGCCCGCACTTCCGGTCGTCCTCTCGTCAGCGGCCATTGCGGGCCCCCTTGCGGCGCAGCAGGCGGGCGAGACCGGAGCGGTCCTCGCTGTCGGAGCCGGACACCAGCCGCCAGTTGATGAGCGTGAAGACCGCGATGATCGCGAAGAGGAGCCAGCCCATCGCGGCCCCATAGCCGAACTGGTGCTCCTTGAAGGCCTTCTGCCACAGATAGAGCACGATGGTCATACCTTCCTGGCCGGGCCCGCCCGTGGTCCCGACGTCGCCCGACTGGAACAGCACCTGGGACTCGGTGAAGATCTGCAGGCCGTTGATGGTGGACGTGACGGCGGCGAAGACGACCACCGGACGCAGCTGCGGCAACACGACCCGGAAGAGGGTCTGCCAGCTGTTCGCGCCGTCGACCCGGGCGGCCTCGAAGTGCTCGGTGGGGATGGCCTGGAGGCCGGCCAGGAAGATCAGGGCGTTGTAACCGACCCACCGCCAGATGATCATGATCGAGAGGGACGACTTGATCCCCCACTCGGAGGACAGCCAGCCCACACCGTCCACCCCGACCAGTCGCAGCGCCGAGTTGGCGAGGCCCGTCTGGGCGAAGACCGAGCCGAAGACGACGGTCATGGCGACCATCGAGGTGACGTTGGGGATGAAGTACGCCACCCGGTACGCGCCGGTGAACCGGACCTGCGAGTGCAGCAGGAACGCGAGCACCAGGGCCAGGAACAGCATCGGCACCGTGGACAGGAACCAGATCTCGAAGGTGTTGAGCACCGAGTGCCAGAACACCGAGTCCTCGAGCAGCCAGCCGTACTGCTTGAGGCCGACGAAGCGCATGTCGCCGATGCCGTCCCAGTCCTGGAAGGACAGGTACAGGGAGAAGACCACCGGGAAGGCACCGAAGACGGCGAACAGCACATAGAACGGGGAGATGGCGAGGAGGGGCCCGACATGGCGTCGGCGTCCGCCCGGGGCGGTGGCGCGCACGTCGCGGCCGTCCGCCCGCTGTCTGCCGTCGGCCGCGGGGGCACCCGCGTCCGCCGGGTCGGCGACTGTGGTCACGTCAGCTCACCCCCAGCCGGGACAGCGTGGTCTCAGCGGTGTTCACCGCGTCCCGCCAGGCCCTCTCGGGTTTCTTGCCGAGCGATTCCACGTTGGTCAGCTCCTGGAAGAACGGGGTGTTGGCGGTCTCCTCGTACGGACTGAAGTAGACGACCGGTGCCTTCTGGGCGGCCGGGCCGAAGACGTCGATGGGCTGCTGACCGCCGAAGAAGGGGTCGGGCTTGTGCATCGCGGGGTCGGCGTAGGCGGCCGGAGTGGTGGGGAACAGGGCCATCTCCTGGTAGCTCTTGAGCTGGTTCGCCGGCCCGAGCAGCCACTTCACGAAGGCGAAGGCGGCCTCCGGGTCACGGCAGTAGCGGGTCAGGGTGACGTACGACCCGCCGTAGTTGGCGGGGCCGTCCGGCATGGTGGTCAGCCGCCAGGCCCCGGACGACTTCGGCGCGGAGTCCTTGAGGCCGTTGATGGCCCACACCGCCGTGGTCATCGTGGCGACCCGGCCGCCGCTCATGGCGGCGTTGAAGTCGGGAGTGCCGTCCG encodes:
- a CDS encoding sugar ABC transporter permease: MTTVADPADAGAPAADGRQRADGRDVRATAPGGRRRHVGPLLAISPFYVLFAVFGAFPVVFSLYLSFQDWDGIGDMRFVGLKQYGWLLEDSVFWHSVLNTFEIWFLSTVPMLFLALVLAFLLHSQVRFTGAYRVAYFIPNVTSMVAMTVVFGSVFAQTGLANSALRLVGVDGVGWLSSEWGIKSSLSIMIIWRWVGYNALIFLAGLQAIPTEHFEAARVDGANSWQTLFRVVLPQLRPVVVFAAVTSTINGLQIFTESQVLFQSGDVGTTGGPGQEGMTIVLYLWQKAFKEHQFGYGAAMGWLLFAIIAVFTLINWRLVSGSDSEDRSGLARLLRRKGARNGR